Part of the Leptolyngbyaceae cyanobacterium genome is shown below.
AGCATTTAGATATAAAATTTTGATTTCTAAACGCTCTTTTTTTATCCAAAATGATTGGTCGGTTATTAACAGAGAAACCTTGGCATCTTCTAACATAAACGTTAAGCGTTCTTGGGGATAAGCAGGGTCGAGGGGTACGTAAGCACAACCTGCTTTAAGAATGCCCAAGAGTCCGATTAACATGGAGAGCGATCGCTCAACGCAAATGCCGACTAAATCATTTGGCTGTACTCCCAAGTGTTGCAGATAATTCGCTAGTTGATTTGCTTGTTGATTTAGTTGTTGATAAGTTAATTTTTGGTCTTCAAAAATAACAGCAATACTATCCGGCGATCGTTTTACTTGCACCTCAAATAATTGGTGAATACAGGACTGAGGATAATCTTGTTGGGTACTATTCCAATCTATCAGTAATTGTTGTTGCTCTGGCGCAGTTAATAGCGGTAAATCTCGTAATTGTCCTGTTGAATTAGCTGGGATGTTTTCCAGTAAAGTTTTGAGATGACCTAATATGCGAGTAATTACCTCTTCTTCAAAACGACGAGGATCGTAAGCAATTTCTAATCTTAACTCTTGTCCGGGTTTTATTACTAAATTGAGAGGATAGTTTGTTTTTTCAAATGATTGATAATTGCTAGCACCGATACTTTTGCTTAATTGCGATCGCGCTTCATCCACCGGATAGTTATTAAATACCAAAATGCTTTCAAATAAAGGCAAACCGCGAGGGATATCACTCCATTTCTGTATTTCTAATAATGGCGTATATTCGTACTGACTAATTAAAGCTAATTGCGATTGCAATTGCTTTAACCAAGGTACGAGAAACGCATTAGGAACTACCTTTATTCGTAGCGGTAATGTATTCAGAAATAACCCGACGATCGATTCTACACCTGGCAGTTCAGGAGGTCGCCCGGAAGTCGTAATGCCAAATACAATATCTGTCTCGCCGCTATAACGACTCAACAATAAAGCAAACGCACCTTGCACTAGTACATTTAAGGTTAATTGATGTTGTCGTGCGAAGGATTGCAAAGCTGTCGTTGTAGTTGCTGATAGATCGAGATGTTGCCAATTATCCTCTGCTGCTGTATTGAATAAGGAATTATTAATGCGATCGACTATTAATGGTGTAGGTGCAGAAAACCCTTGTAACTGCTGCCGCCAAAATGCCTCAGCTTTCGATAAATCTTGCTGTTGTAACCAAGTAATATAATCCCGATAAGGACGGGCGGGTGGTAAATTTAATGTTTTTTCTTGACAAAAAGCACGATATAAACTGTTAATTTCATTCCACAATAAAGACCAAGACCAACCTTCTAAAATAATGTGATGATGGCTGCGAACAAAGTAATACGCATCATCAGCAATTTGCAGTAAAGCCAACCGCAAAAGAGGCGCTTGGGAAAGGTCGAAACCCTGTTCTCGATTGCTTTTTAAGAACATTTTTAATCGTTGTTCTTGTTCTTCGGTGGAGAGTTTTCGCCAGTCATGTTGCGCGATCGCTAACTCCACTTGTCGATATACGACTTGATAAGGCTGTTCTAACTCTTCCCAATAAAAAGCAGTGCGTAAAATTGGGTGACGATTTACAACAGTTTGCCAAGCTTTTTGAAACTCAGTAATATTTAAATTACCTTGTAATTTGATGCTCAATTGCTCGAAATATACTCCCGAATTAGGGTCAGCAATGGTGTGAAATAATAACCCTTGCTGCATGGGA
Proteins encoded:
- a CDS encoding condensation domain-containing protein, translated to MNAENLEDIYELSPMQQGLLFHTIADPNSGVYFEQLSIKLQGNLNITEFQKAWQTVVNRHPILRTAFYWEELEQPYQVVYRQVELAIAQHDWRKLSTEEQEQRLKMFLKSNREQGFDLSQAPLLRLALLQIADDAYYFVRSHHHIILEGWSWSLLWNEINSLYRAFCQEKTLNLPPARPYRDYITWLQQQDLSKAEAFWRQQLQGFSAPTPLIVDRINNSLFNTAAEDNWQHLDLSATTTTALQSFARQHQLTLNVLVQGAFALLLSRYSGETDIVFGITTSGRPPELPGVESIVGLFLNTLPLRIKVVPNAFLVPWLKQLQSQLALISQYEYTPLLEIQKWSDIPRGLPLFESILVFNNYPVDEARSQLSKSIGASNYQSFEKTNYPLNLVIKPGQELRLEIAYDPRRFEEEVITRILGHLKTLLENIPANSTGQLRDLPLLTAPEQQQLLIDWNSTQQDYPQSCIHQLFEVQVKRSPDSIAVIFEDQKLTYQQLNQQANQLANYLQHLGVQPNDLVGICVERSLSMLIGLLGILKAGCAYVPLDPAYPQERLTFMLEDAKVSLLITDQSFWIKKERLEIKILYLNALQEIIAQESIENPESKVNHDNLAYVIYTSGSTGKPKGVLILHSALTNCLIAFSQKLGLSGGDTFLSVTTLSFDIAALELYLPLILGNRLIIASREVATDGTQLLKLIHSSG